ATCGGCGTCTTCCTCCTCCTGCTCACCCTCGGCATGGCCTTCACCGGCCAAGTCCTGCGCTTCGACCAGGACGCCTACTGGGGCCTCGGCATCGGCGCCTCCATCCTTAGCCGCGTCCCGCTCATCGGAGGCCCACTCGTCGGCCTCATGCTCGGCGGCCCCATCATCGCCGGCAACACCCTCTCCCGCTTCTTTGCCCTGCACGTCTTCGTCATCCCTGGCATCCTCCTCGGCCTCGTTGGCCTGCACGTCTGGATGGTCCTCCGACTCGGCATCAACGACTGGCCCATGCCCGGCCGTCTCGTCAAAAAATCCACTTATCAGCGCGAGTACCACGAGCTAGAAAAGAAAACCGGCATCCCCTTCGTCCCCGACGCCGCCTGGAAGGACGCCGCCTTCGCCGCCGCCATCATGCTCGCCGTCATCGCCTGCGCCCTCTGGTTCGGCCCCTTCGGCCCCAGTGGCCAACCCGACCCCACCATCATCCAGACCGCACCCAAGCCCGACTACTTCTTCCTTTGGCTCTACGCCGTCCTCGCCTATCTGCCCCCATCCATCGAAACCCCTGTCCTCTTCATCGCTCCCGTCCTCGGCCTCGGCGCAATGATTCTCCTCCCGCTGCTCTCCGGCGAAGGCGAAAAGCATGTCTCTCGCCGTCCCGCAGCCGTGCTGATCGTAAGTGTCATCGCTGTCTCGCTCGGCGTCTTCACCCACCTCGGCACCTACACGCCGTGGAGCCCCATCATGAACGCCTGGACCAGCGATCCCATCCCCGTCGCCTACCTGCACAACCGCACCCCGCTCGAACGCGAAGGCGCCCTCGTCCTACAGAACAAACAGTGCCGCAACTGCCACTCCATCGGCGGCGAAGGCGGTCTGCGCGGCCCTGCACTCGACGCCGTAGCCTCGCGCATGACCGAAGACCAGATCATCCGCCAGGTCCTGCAAGGCGGAGGCAATATGCCTTCCTACGGCAACGCCCTCAACCCCTCCGAGACCACCGCACTCGTCAAGTTCCTTACCACCCTGCGCGGCAACGACCTGCAGCCTGCCATCGACGCCTCCCGCCACCTGGCCCTCACGGGCAAAACACCGCACTGAACTGCGAGCACACGAAAACCTTCCGACCAACGGGAGGACCACATCATTTCACTTACCAACATAAGGTATACAAGTCACGAAGTGACCGCCTCGCGCGCAGCGAGCCCGTCCGGCAGGACTCATCCTTATAGCCCGCATATACCCTACTCCCATGCCTCCTGAATACCGGGCCATCTTCGACGAATGGTCCCCTCCGCTCTTCCTCACCACGGCGCTCCTCCTCAGCGTCCTCCTCTACACACGCGGCTGGTACGCCATCCGCAAAACCAGGCCCGCACTCTTCCCCACCTGGCGCCTCGTCTGCTTCAACCTCGGCATCGCAACCATCTGGCTCGCCATCGCCTCCCCTATGGACGGCTTCGCCGACGCGCTCCTCAGCGCCCACATGGTCGAGCACCTCCTCCTCATGTCCTTCGTCCCCCCAATGCTCCTACTCGGCTACCCGCAAGTCCCACTCCTCCGAGGTCTCCCACACGCGCTCACCGTCCATCTACTCGCACCTTTCCTGCGCATGAAGTGGCTCCGCACCCTGGGCCACTTCCTCACCCGCCCCGTCGTAGCGTGGCTCGCAATGAACCTCACCTTCCTCCTCTGGCACATTCCCGCCGCCTACGACTTCGCTCTCGAGCACGAACACTGGCACGAGTTCGAGCACATCTGCTTCCTCGCCTCATCGATCCTCTTCTGGTGGCCGCTCATCCGCCCCTGGCCCACCACCGCGCGCTACCCCGGCTGGATCATGCTGCCTTATCTGGTCCTGGCAGACATCGTCAACACAGCACTCTCCGCCTTCCTCGCCTTCTGCGACCGCCCCGTCTACACCTACTACCTCGAGCACCCCAACCCCTTCCACATCGACCCCATCGCCGACCAGCGCGCAGGAGCCGTCATCATGTGGGTCCTCGGCTCGCTCATCTTCCTCGTCCCAGCCGTCTTCGTCACCTTCCGCCTCCTCCAACAAGAGAAGACCCGCACGTCATAGCCGTCTAGCAAAGAAGCGAACTGTTTTAGCTAGTCTTGACGACCGTCGACCTCCGGACGCGAACCACCCTGCAGCGCCGTTTTAATCGTCGACCGCAAGTGATACTTTGAAATGAGCTTTCCGAAGGCCCAACCAAGGCCTATTCCAATCATCACGCCAAGCTCCAGACTTTGACGCCACCACCCAACGGCGATTCCAACCGTCATCCCAATCATGAGACCGAGAGTCATAGCTCTCATTCGTTTTCTTTTTCTCTTCGGACTCATCATTCTCCGAGGACGCGGGGGACTGAACGTTTCTAAAGAACGAAGTCTACGCGAATTGGTTTTGGGGAGCCAGCAAATCGAGGTTTCTGTTTTACAGCAACACAAGCACGTCAGCTTGGTCAATTTAGATGATAGAAAGAATGTTTCTATGGTGGAGCTGAGCGGGATCGAACCGCTGACCTCCTCGTTGCGAAC
The nucleotide sequence above comes from Tunturibacter empetritectus. Encoded proteins:
- a CDS encoding cytochrome b N-terminal domain-containing protein; translated protein: MPDLKQRGLEVYNWFEARLGLGAPLIEVAEHEVPANTASWWYVFGSAATVILVLQIMTGILLALVYAPTASNAWNSLQFLDHNVKLGWFLRAMHGWGSDFMVAIVLIHMLQVFLFGAYKFPRELTWIIGVFLLLLTLGMAFTGQVLRFDQDAYWGLGIGASILSRVPLIGGPLVGLMLGGPIIAGNTLSRFFALHVFVIPGILLGLVGLHVWMVLRLGINDWPMPGRLVKKSTYQREYHELEKKTGIPFVPDAAWKDAAFAAAIMLAVIACALWFGPFGPSGQPDPTIIQTAPKPDYFFLWLYAVLAYLPPSIETPVLFIAPVLGLGAMILLPLLSGEGEKHVSRRPAAVLIVSVIAVSLGVFTHLGTYTPWSPIMNAWTSDPIPVAYLHNRTPLEREGALVLQNKQCRNCHSIGGEGGLRGPALDAVASRMTEDQIIRQVLQGGGNMPSYGNALNPSETTALVKFLTTLRGNDLQPAIDASRHLALTGKTPH
- a CDS encoding cytochrome c oxidase assembly protein, whose product is MPPEYRAIFDEWSPPLFLTTALLLSVLLYTRGWYAIRKTRPALFPTWRLVCFNLGIATIWLAIASPMDGFADALLSAHMVEHLLLMSFVPPMLLLGYPQVPLLRGLPHALTVHLLAPFLRMKWLRTLGHFLTRPVVAWLAMNLTFLLWHIPAAYDFALEHEHWHEFEHICFLASSILFWWPLIRPWPTTARYPGWIMLPYLVLADIVNTALSAFLAFCDRPVYTYYLEHPNPFHIDPIADQRAGAVIMWVLGSLIFLVPAVFVTFRLLQQEKTRTS